One genomic window of Undibacterium cyanobacteriorum includes the following:
- a CDS encoding S9 family peptidase has translation MKKSVIALSIAILFCAENSLDRTALANETQAKATIAKVKSSELTLEQLFRSKSYLGKAARQLKFSQDGRFLAYLWNPFNEEGSDLYIYDKETGQVKRITSPSVMKNFDAPEDWDRFEKKLAQKEKEVAERQAKAEAQAAYLRGEKVNLNQWEEAAIESLKKELAEKKAKDAAAKAEKEAELSKEKNAAESAKQTQLAATQKQNGLTDADKTTESKKDASTSSTTGASSNKEKKDAEKELWELRDELKKKLAKEKIKPNDLYPGVENMVWAKNSNELIFQYRGDLFRLKMDGTNFERLTKTDKTERIISYSANDSGYLYMDERRIYQAEFNKGQLRQLNPEFIHGDEVEKKYAIANTVLSEDKQWMAISATAGPSDPSKAPSGRQVEIMNYSDRFATAKKIGREVSDDKRTVPASALYIRRVSDETMRQPQPVFTNDGGDVWFEMSRVNFSKDGQRYTFATWEREKELLRIYVGTSSSDVKPRIVLERRGNVGHEVVDVVTPQFTPDGKQLIAILDEQGFRQPYRIDIDKSEASAILKGDFEAHQIVGFTQDSQSMFVLANRDDFASMNIFKVDLSSGSMTSFGKPGDFHRTSVISEDGKNIASVAGQWSSPPELKVINTIGDNAHKSNSKTLTDSHDPAWNAVHLLQPERFTYTNRHGDKIQAYVFKPSNWSSSDNRPAIVYTYGGPLGDRHIIETDSFQATAYQFSMYMAAKHGYVTVAVDPRGHSNYGRKFSDANWEQVGKPQTEDLEDLVTYMDAKLGVDRKRVGLTGWSFGGFQTQYTMYTKPDLFAAGIAGAGPTEWENYNSWYSGRTIGKVDRSKPVLRRYSLLPLTVGLKKPLMLVHGMQDPNVLYQDTVNVYRALLENGKESLVDLFLDPDGEHGMGGAVKAKAWHKKYESFFLQHLGRVR, from the coding sequence ATGAAAAAAAGCGTCATCGCTCTCAGTATTGCCATTCTATTTTGCGCAGAAAACTCCCTCGATCGCACAGCATTAGCCAACGAGACTCAAGCAAAAGCCACAATAGCGAAGGTCAAATCAAGTGAACTCACTCTCGAACAACTGTTCCGTTCGAAGTCTTATCTGGGGAAAGCGGCACGGCAGCTGAAGTTCAGCCAAGATGGACGTTTCCTCGCTTATCTCTGGAATCCATTTAACGAAGAAGGTAGCGATCTCTACATTTATGACAAAGAGACAGGGCAAGTAAAACGTATTACATCGCCCAGTGTAATGAAAAATTTTGACGCACCTGAGGACTGGGATCGATTTGAAAAAAAACTAGCGCAAAAAGAAAAAGAAGTCGCTGAACGTCAAGCCAAAGCCGAGGCGCAAGCAGCTTATCTGCGCGGCGAGAAGGTCAATTTAAACCAGTGGGAAGAAGCTGCGATTGAGTCTCTCAAAAAAGAACTCGCTGAAAAGAAAGCTAAAGATGCAGCGGCCAAAGCTGAAAAAGAAGCCGAACTGAGCAAAGAAAAAAATGCAGCCGAATCTGCTAAGCAAACCCAATTAGCTGCAACACAAAAACAAAATGGCCTGACTGACGCTGACAAAACTACAGAATCCAAAAAGGATGCAAGCACCTCTAGCACAACCGGAGCGTCGTCTAACAAAGAAAAAAAAGACGCCGAAAAAGAACTATGGGAACTGCGTGACGAATTAAAGAAAAAACTGGCGAAAGAGAAAATCAAGCCGAACGATCTCTATCCTGGCGTCGAAAACATGGTGTGGGCGAAGAACAGTAACGAATTGATCTTCCAATATCGCGGTGATTTATTCCGCCTAAAAATGGATGGTACAAATTTCGAACGTCTCACCAAGACCGATAAGACCGAACGCATCATTTCTTATAGCGCTAATGACAGCGGTTATTTGTATATGGATGAACGCCGTATCTATCAAGCGGAGTTCAACAAAGGGCAACTACGTCAATTGAATCCTGAATTCATTCATGGCGATGAAGTAGAAAAGAAATACGCGATTGCCAATACCGTACTGAGCGAAGACAAGCAATGGATGGCAATCTCCGCTACGGCGGGACCGAGTGATCCATCGAAGGCACCGAGTGGCCGTCAAGTCGAGATCATGAATTATTCAGATCGCTTTGCCACAGCGAAGAAGATCGGCCGTGAAGTCTCCGATGACAAACGCACTGTACCAGCAAGTGCCTTGTATATTCGCCGTGTCAGCGATGAAACGATGCGCCAGCCGCAACCTGTTTTCACCAACGATGGTGGCGATGTTTGGTTCGAAATGAGTCGTGTGAACTTTAGCAAAGATGGACAACGCTATACGTTCGCGACATGGGAGCGAGAAAAAGAATTGCTGCGCATCTATGTCGGCACAAGTAGCAGCGACGTCAAACCAAGAATCGTTTTGGAACGACGCGGTAACGTCGGACATGAGGTCGTCGATGTCGTTACACCGCAATTCACACCTGATGGTAAGCAGCTCATTGCGATCCTTGATGAGCAAGGATTCCGTCAACCCTATCGCATCGATATCGACAAATCAGAAGCAAGCGCGATCCTTAAAGGTGATTTTGAAGCGCACCAAATTGTCGGGTTCACACAAGATAGCCAATCCATGTTTGTACTCGCCAATCGAGACGATTTTGCATCGATGAATATCTTTAAAGTCGATTTGAGTTCCGGATCGATGACCAGTTTTGGTAAACCTGGAGACTTTCACCGAACTAGTGTTATCAGTGAAGATGGAAAAAACATTGCCAGCGTTGCCGGTCAATGGTCTAGCCCACCGGAATTAAAAGTCATCAACACGATCGGCGACAACGCTCATAAATCCAATTCCAAGACGCTGACGGACAGCCATGATCCAGCTTGGAATGCGGTCCACCTTTTGCAGCCGGAACGCTTTACTTACACCAATCGCCACGGCGACAAGATTCAAGCCTACGTGTTCAAACCGAGTAACTGGAGTTCCTCAGATAACCGCCCCGCCATCGTGTACACCTATGGTGGACCTTTGGGTGATCGCCATATTATCGAGACCGATAGTTTCCAAGCGACTGCCTACCAATTTAGCATGTATATGGCAGCCAAACATGGTTACGTCACGGTCGCGGTCGATCCACGCGGACACTCCAACTATGGTCGAAAATTTAGCGATGCTAACTGGGAACAAGTTGGCAAACCCCAAACCGAAGATCTCGAAGACCTTGTGACTTACATGGACGCCAAACTCGGCGTTGATCGCAAACGCGTCGGTCTTACCGGCTGGAGCTTCGGTGGCTTTCAGACGCAATACACGATGTACACCAAACCAGATCTATTCGCCGCTGGCATCGCTGGAGCCGGTCCTACCGAATGGGAGAACTACAATAGTTGGTATAGCGGACGCACGATAGGAAAAGTCGATCGTAGTAAACCCGTTTTGCGACGTTATTCCTTGTTACCGCTGACGGTTGGACTGAAAAAACCATTGATGCTGGTGCATGGCATGCAAGATCCGAATGTACTGTATCAAGATACGGTGAATGTTTATCGTGCCTTGCTTGAAAACGGTAAAGAAAGCTTAGTGGATTTATTCCTCGATCCTGATGGAGAGCACGGCATGGGCGGCGCTGTCAAAGCAAAAGCTTGGCATAAGAAGTATGAGAGCTTTTTCTTGCAGCATCTTGGTCGTGTCCGATAA
- a CDS encoding DUF2799 domain-containing protein: MTTVVFLTGCASTMREIRDCKQGDWTQIGHKDGVAGGPAKFDERRDFCAHFDEDKIKKESSALYLNGWQAGNFEFWNQMGFTDGRAPRPFTYYTQQLANEKIVKNQTPLNPGAYEAGWQKGNAEYWVAIGDQDGAAGRPAGVEQQRQQQAGEIRFQLDSYRQGWDRGNNAYWARLGTEDAHQGTSDKHFFEHQKRANLEGVLVRENAYRTAWEKEIIEYWKRTAWSDATNGWDLYMRRVDARKRNVKFAETEYQSMWEQRLRQYWSDAGRDDGFGKPNQLEQRMANARNDKLFVLASTKDDYMQAWYAENARYCSPQNAFEFGRRSAYYALNVCNPTMLGRAQHGYASGERYEAVMRDRIRVERDLSSMIERRRDVEGRLNRLEKDIKRDRDNKDRPKNEENAKIDKKREQERDDLSRTIRDFNRKIDDLEMWRHRHTEQLESIMRSL, from the coding sequence ATGACAACAGTTGTCTTCCTCACTGGTTGCGCCAGTACTATGCGGGAGATTCGTGATTGCAAACAGGGTGATTGGACACAAATCGGGCACAAAGATGGCGTTGCCGGGGGGCCGGCTAAGTTCGACGAGCGTCGCGATTTTTGTGCGCATTTTGATGAAGATAAGATTAAGAAAGAGTCGAGCGCCTTGTATTTAAATGGCTGGCAGGCGGGTAATTTCGAATTCTGGAACCAGATGGGTTTCACTGATGGGCGAGCACCGAGGCCTTTCACCTACTACACGCAGCAGCTCGCCAACGAAAAAATCGTGAAGAATCAAACGCCGCTGAATCCTGGCGCCTATGAAGCAGGTTGGCAGAAGGGAAATGCTGAGTATTGGGTCGCTATTGGTGATCAAGATGGCGCCGCAGGACGTCCCGCTGGCGTTGAACAACAACGTCAGCAACAAGCTGGTGAGATACGCTTTCAACTAGATTCCTATCGTCAAGGCTGGGATCGTGGCAATAACGCCTATTGGGCTCGCCTCGGCACTGAGGACGCACACCAAGGTACTAGTGATAAACATTTTTTCGAGCATCAAAAACGCGCCAACCTCGAAGGCGTGCTAGTGCGTGAAAATGCTTATCGTACCGCTTGGGAAAAAGAAATTATCGAGTATTGGAAGCGTACCGCATGGTCGGATGCAACCAATGGTTGGGATCTGTACATGCGACGAGTTGATGCGCGCAAACGAAATGTGAAATTTGCGGAAACGGAATATCAGTCGATGTGGGAACAACGCTTGCGTCAATATTGGAGTGATGCAGGGCGCGACGATGGCTTCGGCAAGCCGAACCAACTTGAACAGCGTATGGCTAATGCGCGTAACGACAAGTTATTCGTGTTAGCCTCGACCAAGGATGACTATATGCAAGCTTGGTATGCGGAGAATGCACGTTATTGCAGCCCGCAAAATGCGTTTGAATTTGGGCGTCGTTCTGCTTATTACGCTTTGAATGTTTGTAATCCTACGATGCTTGGACGCGCACAACACGGCTATGCAAGTGGCGAACGTTATGAAGCTGTGATGCGCGATCGGATCCGTGTTGAACGTGACTTGTCGAGTATGATCGAACGTCGACGTGATGTTGAAGGTCGTTTGAACCGACTTGAGAAAGACATTAAACGGGACCGTGACAATAAGGATCGCCCGAAGAACGAAGAGAACGCAAAGATCGATAAGAAGCGGGAGCAAGAGCGTGATGACTTATCGCGCACCATTCGTGACTTTAATCGAAAAATCGATGACTTGGAAATGTGGCGCCATCGTCATACAGAACAGTTAGAAAGTATTATGCGCTCTTTATAA
- a CDS encoding ABC transporter transmembrane domain-containing protein, giving the protein MTNTQDAGVDTSSIPQQSNSQSTFLTLSRLLPFLKPYRRQFAFAGIALLIAASATLTIPYAFRQMIDLGFSKIGSGGNGIEHVNLTFLALFGVAVVLGIATAARFYMVSWLGERVTADIRNAVYAHVITQSPEFFETTQTGEVLSRLTTDTSLIQTVVGTSISLALRNLLLFIGGLVMLFVTSPMLSSIIIVMLVIVILPIIFFGRRVRKLSRDSQDRIADASALAGEILNAMPTVQAYTHEEIEAKRFSNSVENAFKTAMRRIRARSLLTMIAILLIFGAIVFVLWLGAHAVVNGEMSGGKLGQFILYASIVAGAVGALSEVLGEAQRAAGATERLLELMSVRSPITEVDNPLGLPANNSRGAKISIRNLRFHYPSRPETAALDKLNLEIQAGETIALVGASGAGKTTLFQLLLRFYDPEQGTICIDDISIRELNLLELRSTIGIVPQDTIIFSANALENIRFGRADASDDEVIKAAKMAAAHDFIERLPDGYNSFLGERGVRLSGGQKQRIAIARALLKNPRLMLLDEATSALDAESERLVQQALETAMQGRTTIIIAHRLATVKRADRIVVLDHGHIVEVGNHTSLMALNGAYAKLAKLQFHIEENSNTTEEIT; this is encoded by the coding sequence ATGACAAATACCCAAGATGCTGGAGTCGATACCTCATCGATACCGCAGCAATCGAATTCGCAGAGCACCTTTCTGACTTTAAGTCGACTCTTGCCGTTTCTCAAACCCTATCGGCGTCAATTTGCATTCGCGGGTATCGCCTTGCTCATCGCAGCAAGCGCAACACTCACCATTCCCTATGCTTTTCGGCAAATGATCGACCTCGGTTTTAGTAAGATTGGGAGCGGCGGTAACGGCATCGAGCATGTCAATCTCACTTTTCTCGCGCTATTCGGTGTTGCAGTTGTGTTAGGCATCGCCACCGCCGCCCGTTTTTACATGGTTTCATGGCTGGGAGAACGCGTCACTGCCGATATCAGAAACGCGGTTTACGCTCATGTGATCACTCAGAGCCCAGAGTTTTTCGAGACCACGCAAACTGGTGAAGTCCTTTCGCGACTTACCACCGATACCAGTCTGATTCAAACGGTAGTGGGCACTAGCATCAGCCTCGCACTTCGCAATCTCCTCTTGTTTATCGGTGGTCTCGTCATGTTGTTCGTGACCAGCCCCATGTTATCGTCGATCATCATTGTGATGTTGGTCATCGTTATCTTGCCGATTATTTTCTTTGGTCGGCGGGTACGCAAACTTTCACGTGATTCTCAAGATAGAATTGCCGACGCCTCGGCTCTAGCAGGGGAAATTCTCAACGCTATGCCGACAGTGCAAGCATATACTCACGAAGAAATCGAAGCGAAGCGCTTCTCGAATTCCGTCGAGAATGCCTTCAAAACAGCTATGCGCCGCATTCGTGCACGGTCCCTCTTAACCATGATTGCCATCTTACTGATTTTTGGTGCGATCGTATTTGTGCTATGGCTCGGAGCCCATGCCGTAGTCAATGGCGAAATGAGTGGTGGCAAGCTCGGCCAATTTATTTTATACGCATCGATTGTGGCGGGTGCAGTTGGCGCTTTGTCTGAAGTACTGGGCGAGGCACAAAGAGCTGCTGGAGCGACAGAACGCCTTCTCGAGCTCATGTCGGTGCGATCACCAATTACAGAAGTAGATAATCCATTAGGGCTACCCGCAAATAACAGTCGCGGCGCAAAAATTTCTATTCGTAATTTACGCTTTCATTATCCATCACGACCAGAAACAGCTGCGTTAGATAAACTCAATTTAGAGATTCAAGCTGGCGAAACAATCGCCCTAGTAGGTGCTTCGGGTGCTGGCAAAACCACGCTATTTCAATTGCTTCTACGCTTCTATGATCCGGAGCAGGGAACCATCTGTATTGATGACATCTCGATTCGCGAACTCAACCTGTTAGAACTCCGAAGCACGATAGGGATTGTTCCGCAAGATACGATTATTTTCTCCGCCAATGCGTTGGAGAACATTCGCTTTGGACGAGCCGATGCCAGTGATGACGAGGTGATTAAGGCAGCAAAAATGGCCGCCGCACATGACTTTATCGAGCGCCTACCGGACGGGTACAATTCATTCCTAGGCGAACGCGGAGTTCGTCTATCAGGCGGACAAAAACAGCGCATCGCGATAGCGCGCGCACTTTTGAAAAATCCCCGCTTAATGCTATTGGATGAAGCCACCAGTGCGCTCGATGCAGAATCTGAACGATTGGTGCAACAAGCGCTCGAAACTGCCATGCAGGGGCGCACCACCATTATCATCGCCCATCGACTAGCCACTGTTAAGCGTGCTGACCGCATCGTCGTACTCGACCACGGCCACATCGTTGAAGTTGGCAATCACACTAGTTTAATGGCACTTAACGGCGCCTATGCTAAGCTGGCAAAACTGCAATTTCACATCGAAGAAAATTCAAACACCACCGAGGAGATAACATGA
- a CDS encoding VOC family protein, giving the protein MIGYVTLGTNNYEAAAKFYDELLSVVGARRFMESDRFIAWAVSPTQPSLGIIKPFDGQAASAGNGTMVALVVNSRDKVDALYAKAIELGAQDEGPAGPRGDSGFYAGYFRDLDGNKLNVFCMG; this is encoded by the coding sequence ATGATTGGCTATGTAACATTAGGCACCAACAATTATGAGGCAGCTGCAAAATTCTATGACGAGCTCTTGAGCGTTGTTGGAGCGCGTCGCTTTATGGAATCTGACCGTTTTATCGCATGGGCCGTCAGCCCAACTCAACCATCCCTCGGCATCATCAAACCGTTTGATGGGCAAGCCGCCAGCGCTGGGAACGGCACTATGGTCGCGTTAGTGGTTAATAGTCGAGACAAAGTCGATGCTTTATACGCTAAAGCCATCGAATTAGGCGCGCAAGATGAAGGTCCCGCTGGCCCCCGTGGCGATTCAGGCTTTTATGCTGGTTACTTCCGAGACCTAGACGGCAATAAACTCAACGTTTTCTGCATGGGATAA
- a CDS encoding amidohydrolase, whose protein sequence is MKTREISFKTKASCTLAILSATCLPFKDLYADTLLVNANGYTLQHQGQLKRFDTLVFDDHGKVLAVGKASELRRKYSSAKIVDVAGKTVLPGLIDAHGHVFGLGTAVNRLSLRATNNLAQAQAAIADYAKKYPQQQWILGGEWNQAIWDLGRFPMAAEIDVVVKDKPVWLRRVDGHAGWANSAAMKLAGITRDSVDPQGGKIERDAKGEPTGILVDNAMSLMERVLPTQNDSELRLALDAAMAELRSVGLTSVHDAGVGKEEDLLMREYAANGKLTTRVYGMIAGVTGYFDEVSKQKPLITYADDKYALRAVKLYSDGALGSRGAALLAPYSDAPQTKGLLFVPDAEMQAMVKKAANLGYQVNVHAIGDAGNRQVIESLAQINQDAKTRSLRHRIEHAQVLTLDDIPRLKSNGIIPSMQPTHATSDMNMAEDRVGKQRLKGAYAWRTFLKQGSRIACGSDFPVENSNPFWGLYSAISRQDFEQKPKGGWHPEQAMTRLEAFRCFTLDAAYAAHQENIIGSLEQGKWADFIVIDRDIFKVPVKDIHATQVLQTWQAGKQVYQKN, encoded by the coding sequence ATGAAGACACGGGAGATCAGTTTCAAAACAAAAGCAAGTTGTACTTTGGCGATTCTTAGTGCGACATGTTTGCCTTTTAAAGATCTGTATGCAGATACACTATTGGTGAATGCAAATGGCTACACGTTGCAGCATCAAGGTCAATTGAAGCGTTTCGACACTTTAGTGTTCGACGATCATGGGAAGGTATTGGCGGTCGGTAAGGCGTCTGAATTACGCAGAAAATATTCGAGTGCGAAGATAGTCGACGTCGCAGGGAAAACTGTGTTGCCGGGTTTGATCGATGCGCATGGACATGTTTTTGGATTAGGAACTGCTGTTAATCGTCTCAGTCTTCGTGCTACGAATAATCTCGCTCAGGCGCAGGCGGCGATTGCCGATTATGCGAAGAAGTATCCGCAACAACAGTGGATACTCGGTGGTGAATGGAATCAAGCAATCTGGGATCTAGGACGTTTTCCGATGGCGGCTGAGATCGATGTAGTGGTCAAAGACAAGCCTGTTTGGCTGCGTCGAGTAGACGGCCATGCTGGGTGGGCTAACTCGGCAGCAATGAAGCTGGCCGGGATCACACGTGATAGCGTCGATCCTCAGGGCGGTAAGATCGAACGTGATGCGAAGGGCGAACCTACCGGTATTTTGGTCGATAATGCGATGTCGCTCATGGAACGCGTGCTCCCCACCCAAAACGACAGTGAGTTGCGTTTAGCTCTCGATGCAGCAATGGCGGAGTTGCGAAGTGTGGGCCTTACTTCGGTGCATGATGCTGGTGTTGGCAAGGAAGAAGATCTGCTGATGCGTGAATATGCCGCTAACGGAAAACTCACCACCCGTGTTTATGGAATGATTGCTGGTGTGACGGGCTACTTTGACGAAGTTTCCAAACAAAAACCATTGATCACTTACGCCGACGATAAATACGCCTTGCGTGCAGTCAAATTGTATTCGGATGGTGCTCTGGGAAGTCGCGGTGCAGCTTTGCTAGCGCCTTATAGTGATGCGCCTCAAACAAAGGGGCTTTTATTTGTCCCCGATGCAGAGATGCAAGCCATGGTGAAGAAAGCGGCAAACTTGGGTTATCAAGTGAACGTGCATGCGATTGGTGATGCAGGGAATCGACAAGTGATTGAAAGCTTGGCACAGATTAATCAAGACGCGAAAACAAGGTCGTTACGTCATCGCATCGAACACGCTCAGGTTTTGACTTTAGACGATATCCCGCGATTGAAGTCGAATGGAATCATTCCGTCAATGCAGCCTACGCATGCGACTTCGGATATGAATATGGCTGAAGATCGAGTTGGAAAACAGCGATTGAAAGGAGCCTATGCGTGGCGAACCTTCCTGAAGCAGGGCTCGCGAATTGCATGTGGTTCCGATTTTCCGGTGGAAAATTCTAATCCTTTCTGGGGTTTATACTCGGCGATTAGTCGTCAAGATTTTGAGCAGAAGCCAAAAGGTGGTTGGCATCCAGAACAAGCTATGACGCGTCTTGAAGCATTCCGTTGCTTCACTCTCGATGCCGCATATGCCGCACACCAAGAAAATATTATCGGTAGTCTGGAACAAGGAAAGTGGGCCGACTTTATTGTGATTGACCGTGATATTTTTAAGGTACCTGTGAAGGATATTCACGCGACTCAGGTTCTACAAACTTGGCAAGCCGGTAAGCAGGTATATCAGAAGAACTGA